A section of the bacterium SCSIO 12696 genome encodes:
- the dnaB gene encoding replicative DNA helicase yields the protein MNEVVDIEDTRDVRGQTLPHSIEAEQAVLGGLMIANEGFDGVAAIVAENDFYSHDHRVIFAAMRQLSEQEKPLDPVTLSELLDTNQELDQVGGMVYLADIAANTPSSANVAAYAQIVLERSIVRQLINASSDIVKRGYQPSGWDSSRLLAEAERKLNEIIESRPSEGGFENVDSLLKDAIDKLEELFNSDSDITGLATGFRKLNDITSGLQTSDLIIVAGRPSMGKTTVAMNMVEHAVLHQERPVLVFSLEMPASHLMTRILSSTGKIDSKKMRDGQLSEDDWPRLSNAAKRLKGRPLFIDDTPGITPIQMRNRIRELTRSQREAVKKQHANWDGDKLDKECNPALIMVDYIQLMSGSVPAESRTQEVSQISRELKGIAREFKCPVIALSQLSRNVEQRPNKRPVNSDLRESGAIEQDADIIMFVYRDEVYNEDSPDKGIGELIIGKHRNGELGTVRLAFLGKYTRFEDLAEDYFSADEY from the coding sequence ATGAACGAAGTGGTTGATATCGAAGACACCCGCGATGTGCGGGGCCAGACTCTGCCCCATTCCATTGAGGCGGAACAGGCGGTGCTGGGCGGCCTGATGATCGCCAACGAGGGCTTTGATGGTGTGGCTGCCATCGTGGCCGAAAACGACTTCTACAGCCACGACCACCGGGTAATTTTTGCGGCCATGCGCCAGCTCAGCGAGCAGGAAAAGCCACTGGATCCGGTCACCCTGTCTGAATTGCTGGACACCAATCAAGAGCTGGATCAGGTGGGCGGTATGGTCTACCTGGCGGACATTGCCGCCAATACCCCCAGTTCCGCCAACGTGGCCGCTTACGCGCAAATCGTGCTGGAACGCTCCATTGTTCGCCAGCTTATCAATGCCTCCAGTGATATTGTAAAGCGCGGCTATCAGCCGTCTGGCTGGGACAGCAGCCGACTACTGGCGGAAGCCGAGCGCAAGCTCAACGAAATTATTGAAAGCCGCCCCAGCGAAGGGGGCTTTGAAAATGTTGATAGCCTGCTCAAAGACGCTATCGATAAACTGGAGGAGCTGTTTAACAGCGATAGCGACATTACCGGTTTGGCAACCGGCTTTCGAAAGCTCAATGACATTACCTCCGGTCTGCAAACCTCGGATTTGATTATCGTTGCTGGCCGCCCCTCCATGGGTAAAACCACCGTCGCCATGAATATGGTGGAGCACGCTGTGCTGCACCAGGAACGCCCGGTATTGGTGTTCAGCCTGGAGATGCCAGCCAGCCATCTGATGACGCGGATTCTGTCGTCCACGGGCAAAATTGATTCTAAAAAGATGCGCGATGGTCAGCTAAGTGAAGACGACTGGCCAAGGCTTAGCAACGCGGCTAAGCGCTTGAAAGGGCGGCCACTGTTTATCGACGACACGCCCGGCATTACCCCCATACAAATGCGCAACCGCATTCGCGAGCTGACCCGCAGCCAGCGGGAGGCCGTGAAAAAACAACACGCCAACTGGGATGGCGACAAGCTGGACAAAGAATGTAATCCCGCCCTGATTATGGTGGACTACATTCAGCTGATGAGCGGTAGTGTGCCTGCGGAGAGCCGAACTCAGGAAGTGTCGCAAATTTCTCGTGAACTCAAGGGCATCGCCAGGGAGTTCAAATGCCCGGTTATTGCGCTGTCGCAGCTGAGCCGGAATGTGGAACAGCGCCCCAACAAACGCCCGGTGAACTCCGACCTGCGGGAATCCGGTGCCATTGAGCAGGACGCCGACATTATCATGTTTGTGTACCGTGACGAGGTGTACAACGAAGACTCCCCAGACAAGGGCATTGGCGAATTGATTATCGGCAAGCATCGTAACGGTGAGCTGGGCACTGTCCGGCTGGCGTTCCTGGGTAAATACACCCGGTTCGAAGACTTGGCGGAAGACTATTTCTCCGCCGATGAGTACTGA
- a CDS encoding DUF4129 domain-containing protein, with protein MQIDKISARLRLRNNWEAIDLGFSLARRWFLRLWLLWLVPAAVIATLSLTLLDSVLLALLIMWWVQPLYERPLLHFLSRALFGEYPSVRRELRQYWRLVKPQLFATLLWRRFHPGRSFAEPVVLLEGLKGKARGRRLGVLGLGTSGTALWFGLLCWLFGRALDGSQISLLYILVPEELNLWFMENVFSVLFSWHRGDDLHWLGAVIWLLSTSLIAPFFIAGGFALYISRRTRLEGWDIELAFRRMASRHQQRASNRGKAGLNVVAIMSLTTLLIAAPVPAQQESNTATESPKVQKSPQQLEDKKLIEEITSQPEFGERKTRQVWERIKEEKKERNTDWFKKLEKWFKWLEQVLPALGLFFKVVLILLILALIVWLLVRFTSWLDWLNLPVKQRRRKKAPPTSLFGLELGRDSLPEDVSGAALQLADNGQLREAISLLFRAALSHMVHRSELPISDSSTEGECLRLAEKYRPTSELGYFRRLTQTWLLLAYAHQHPSQENTRELCQQWPQHYQVQDTGEVAP; from the coding sequence ATGCAGATTGACAAGATTTCTGCTCGCCTGAGGTTGCGCAATAACTGGGAGGCCATCGACCTGGGTTTCAGCCTCGCTCGCCGCTGGTTTTTGCGCCTGTGGCTGCTGTGGCTGGTACCGGCTGCTGTGATTGCTACGCTGTCACTGACGCTGTTGGACAGCGTATTACTGGCCCTGCTGATTATGTGGTGGGTACAACCCCTGTATGAACGCCCGCTGCTGCATTTTCTCAGCCGTGCCCTGTTTGGTGAATACCCATCGGTACGCCGGGAGCTGCGCCAATACTGGCGACTGGTCAAACCACAATTATTCGCCACGCTACTTTGGCGCCGTTTCCACCCCGGCCGCAGTTTTGCAGAACCAGTGGTTTTGCTGGAAGGCTTAAAAGGCAAAGCCCGCGGTCGCCGTTTGGGCGTTCTGGGGCTTGGCACCAGCGGCACCGCCCTGTGGTTTGGGCTGCTTTGCTGGTTGTTTGGCCGTGCCCTGGATGGCTCACAAATTTCCCTGCTGTATATATTGGTGCCAGAAGAGCTGAACCTGTGGTTTATGGAAAACGTGTTTAGCGTTTTATTCAGCTGGCATCGAGGGGATGACCTGCACTGGTTGGGTGCAGTTATTTGGCTGCTGTCTACATCCTTGATTGCCCCCTTTTTTATTGCCGGTGGTTTTGCCTTGTACATCAGCCGTCGCACCCGGCTGGAAGGATGGGATATCGAACTGGCTTTTCGACGCATGGCCAGCCGCCACCAGCAAAGAGCCAGTAACCGTGGTAAAGCCGGGCTGAATGTTGTGGCGATAATGAGTCTTACTACATTATTGATAGCCGCCCCAGTACCCGCGCAACAAGAATCAAACACGGCAACAGAATCACCAAAAGTACAAAAGTCACCCCAACAGCTGGAAGATAAAAAGCTGATTGAGGAAATCACCTCTCAGCCAGAATTCGGTGAACGCAAAACCCGGCAGGTTTGGGAGCGCATCAAAGAAGAGAAAAAAGAGCGCAATACCGACTGGTTTAAAAAGCTGGAAAAGTGGTTTAAATGGCTGGAGCAAGTACTGCCCGCCTTGGGGCTGTTTTTCAAGGTGGTGCTGATTTTATTGATCCTGGCGCTGATTGTTTGGTTGCTGGTGCGCTTTACCAGCTGGCTCGACTGGCTCAATCTCCCCGTTAAACAGCGCCGCCGCAAAAAAGCACCGCCAACCAGCCTGTTTGGTCTGGAACTGGGCCGCGATTCCTTACCCGAAGATGTGTCCGGTGCCGCCTTACAGCTGGCAGATAATGGCCAACTGCGTGAGGCCATCAGCCTGCTGTTTCGAGCCGCCCTCAGCCATATGGTGCATCGCAGCGAACTGCCTATTAGCGACAGCAGCACCGAAGGCGAATGCCTGCGCCTGGCAGAGAAATACCGCCCCACCAGCGAACTGGGCTATTTTCGCCGTTTGACCCAAACCTGGTTGTTACTGGCCTATGCTCACCAACACCCTAGCCAGGAAAACACCCGGGAACTCTGCCAACAGTGGCCTCAGCATTATCAAGTGCAAGACACCGGCGAGGTGGCGCCATGA
- the rplI gene encoding 50S ribosomal protein L9 has translation MEVILLEKVGKLGSIGDKVNVKAGYGRNYLIPNGKAVFATDANIAEFEARRADLEKAAADALAAAEARAAKLDDAAVTIEANAGDEGKLFGSVGTDAIAEALESTGAEVVKSEVRLPEGAIREVGEYEVDIQLHAEVTRTIKLSVVAQG, from the coding sequence ATGGAAGTAATCCTGTTGGAAAAAGTGGGCAAGCTGGGCAGCATTGGCGACAAAGTCAATGTAAAAGCCGGTTATGGCCGCAACTACCTGATCCCTAACGGCAAAGCTGTTTTTGCCACCGACGCCAACATTGCCGAGTTTGAAGCTCGTCGTGCTGATCTGGAAAAAGCCGCTGCTGACGCTCTGGCTGCTGCCGAAGCGCGCGCTGCCAAACTGGACGATGCTGCTGTTACCATCGAAGCCAACGCCGGTGACGAAGGTAAGCTGTTTGGTTCTGTCGGCACCGATGCCATTGCTGAAGCTCTGGAGTCTACCGGTGCCGAAGTGGTGAAGAGCGAAGTTCGCTTGCCAGAAGGTGCTATTCGCGAAGTGGGTGAATACGAAGTAGATATTCAACTGCACGCGGAAGTAACTCGCACCATTAAGCTGTCGGTTGTTGCTCAGGGCTAA
- a CDS encoding aspartate 1-decarboxylase: MQSKMLKCKLHMATVTQAELWYDGSCAIDQELVKLAGLREFEYIEIYNVSNGERFATYVILAEPGSKTISLNGAAARKVQVGDRIIIAAYGHYEEAELANFKPRLIYLDELNNVERTANTIPVQVA, translated from the coding sequence ATGCAAAGCAAGATGTTGAAGTGCAAGTTGCACATGGCCACCGTCACCCAGGCAGAGCTTTGGTACGACGGCTCCTGCGCCATTGATCAGGAACTGGTCAAGCTGGCCGGCTTGCGCGAGTTTGAATACATCGAAATCTACAACGTCAGCAATGGCGAGCGCTTTGCCACCTATGTGATTCTGGCTGAACCCGGCTCCAAGACCATATCCCTGAATGGCGCTGCCGCTCGCAAAGTGCAGGTGGGCGACCGCATTATCATCGCCGCCTACGGCCACTACGAAGAGGCGGAGCTAGCCAACTTCAAGCCCCGCCTGATCTATCTGGACGAGCTCAACAACGTCGAGCGCACTGCCAACACTATTCCCGTTCAGGTGGCGTAG
- the panC gene encoding pantoate--beta-alanine ligase — protein MKLFHTVQGIRDAVLSDRRNSKRIGFVPTMGNLHEGHLQLVKQARQTCDVVVVSIFVNPLQFGLNEDWETYPRTLESDAQKLESVGCDYLFNPTEAEIYPNGMADQTRVVVPTMTDILCGASRPGHFEGVTTVVSKLFHIVQPDEAVFGIKDYQQLAVIRRMTEDLCIPVKVVAAPIARDHDGLALSSRNSFIGEDERPKANVLYRTLCWISEQIVSGERDFVQLQEQARHCIAEQGFQPDYISIRHARTLEPAACDDTEIVILGAMYARNARLIDNVTVSL, from the coding sequence ATGAAACTATTCCACACCGTTCAAGGCATCCGCGATGCTGTGCTTAGTGACCGTCGCAACAGCAAGCGTATTGGCTTTGTGCCCACCATGGGCAACCTTCATGAAGGCCATCTGCAACTGGTAAAACAAGCGCGGCAGACCTGCGATGTGGTGGTGGTGAGCATTTTTGTGAATCCGCTGCAGTTTGGTTTAAACGAAGATTGGGAAACCTACCCTCGCACCTTGGAAAGCGACGCTCAAAAACTGGAATCCGTGGGCTGTGATTACTTGTTTAATCCCACAGAGGCCGAAATTTACCCCAACGGCATGGCGGATCAAACCCGTGTGGTGGTGCCCACCATGACCGATATTCTCTGCGGTGCCAGCCGCCCTGGGCACTTTGAAGGGGTGACCACGGTGGTGTCCAAGCTGTTTCATATCGTGCAGCCAGATGAGGCGGTGTTTGGTATCAAGGACTACCAGCAACTGGCTGTGATTCGCCGTATGACCGAAGACTTATGCATTCCCGTGAAAGTGGTGGCTGCGCCCATCGCACGGGATCACGACGGCTTGGCGCTGAGTTCTCGAAACAGTTTTATCGGCGAGGACGAACGCCCCAAAGCCAATGTGCTGTACCGCACTCTTTGCTGGATCAGTGAACAGATCGTCAGCGGTGAACGGGACTTTGTGCAACTGCAAGAGCAGGCCAGACACTGCATTGCTGAGCAGGGTTTTCAGCCTGACTATATCTCCATTCGCCACGCTCGAACTCTGGAGCCGGCGGCCTGCGACGATACCGAAATTGTGATTCTCGGCGCCATGTATGCCCGCAATGCCCGCTTGATTGATAATGTGACGGTGAGTTTGTAG
- a CDS encoding HAMP domain-containing protein, translating to MTKTKSYRLRIIAGISFFLFLATALFIALFQSHSLAYNDHYHRVLTSLTQLEQASQRLEQRGAYYLENAPRDFESYFRDVQVYYKNMQSDLQQFEAVLTELEQEQVNYQSGLHTIGTLGLLSQQTEDTAFVEDIRNTWKGFKAGVTDKLGSNEKEPRLEWGAEFLVEQGPILSRQITTLNDNHRVQLEHNQQLSQLILNSSLIVSGIFGLIAVVWFFYSIIMRVSRAAEACQRVANGDFGYKINNKSRDEIGLLIDAFNQLSNRSRLVLNILGGMSSAKNLSQALELLSTESQAFFHADFTGLLLPSADRQSLYLCGASPQGIFEQISHKTIPMNHNHGIARDIRQAFREKQPWRIGEIRLYSVRNANAGLLRDTSRATGCVEAVGIPLMIDNKAFGMLVFASHDKNSFQNDKVALFNNLGTSIADGLSRIRSSTERAPLKKAG from the coding sequence ATGACCAAAACCAAAAGTTACCGGTTACGCATTATCGCCGGCATCAGCTTCTTCCTGTTTCTTGCCACCGCGTTGTTTATCGCCTTATTTCAAAGCCACTCCCTCGCTTACAACGATCACTACCACCGGGTACTCACGTCATTAACCCAACTGGAGCAAGCAAGCCAACGGCTCGAGCAACGGGGCGCTTATTACCTGGAAAACGCACCCAGGGACTTTGAAAGCTACTTCCGCGATGTACAGGTGTATTACAAAAACATGCAAAGCGATCTGCAACAGTTTGAGGCGGTGTTGACGGAACTGGAGCAGGAACAGGTCAATTATCAAAGCGGCTTACACACCATTGGCACGCTGGGGCTGCTGTCACAGCAGACTGAAGACACCGCGTTTGTCGAAGATATCCGCAATACCTGGAAGGGTTTTAAAGCAGGGGTTACAGACAAATTAGGCAGCAATGAAAAAGAACCTCGCCTGGAATGGGGAGCAGAGTTTTTGGTGGAACAGGGGCCGATCTTGAGCCGTCAAATCACCACTCTGAACGATAACCATCGAGTTCAGCTGGAGCACAATCAGCAGCTCAGTCAGTTGATTCTCAACAGCTCGTTGATCGTATCCGGTATTTTTGGGCTAATCGCCGTCGTCTGGTTTTTTTACTCAATTATTATGCGAGTGAGTCGAGCAGCAGAAGCCTGCCAACGAGTGGCCAACGGCGATTTTGGTTATAAGATAAACAACAAAAGCCGAGATGAAATTGGCTTATTGATCGACGCATTTAATCAGCTGTCCAATCGTTCCCGCCTGGTACTTAATATCCTGGGTGGCATGAGCAGTGCCAAGAATCTCAGCCAGGCGCTGGAGCTATTAAGCACGGAGAGTCAGGCTTTCTTCCATGCTGACTTTACCGGGTTACTGTTGCCATCGGCGGACCGACAATCCCTTTACCTGTGTGGCGCATCCCCCCAGGGCATTTTTGAGCAAATATCTCACAAGACCATTCCGATGAACCACAACCACGGCATCGCCAGAGATATCCGCCAGGCATTTCGCGAGAAGCAGCCCTGGCGCATTGGTGAGATTCGCCTCTACTCCGTGCGCAATGCCAATGCCGGGCTATTGCGAGACACCAGCCGAGCCACCGGTTGTGTAGAAGCGGTAGGAATTCCACTGATGATTGATAACAAAGCGTTTGGCATGCTGGTGTTTGCCAGCCACGACAAAAACAGCTTTCAAAACGACAAAGTGGCGTTATTTAACAACCTGGGCACCAGCATCGCCGACGGCCTAAGCCGGATTCGCAGCTCTACTGAGCGCGCACCCTTGAAAAAAGCGGGCTGA
- a CDS encoding RDD family protein → MIDTLRHYETPEGIELKLPLAGPAVRASAWLIDLLIRSAVYLIASWIFAWLGKVGTGIILLLVFLLEWFYPVVFEATRGATPGKKVMGLLVCQDNGTPLSWSASLLRNLLRVVDFLPFMYGFGLLSTLLNRDFKRLGDLAAGTVVVYAPEKNNEKPLPQQKALPPPHPLDLSEQQAVTNFAERSSGFSDARAKELATLLTPITQAPDDKATETLYGYAQWLRKGG, encoded by the coding sequence GTGATCGACACCCTGCGCCACTATGAAACCCCCGAAGGCATCGAATTAAAACTGCCCCTGGCCGGGCCAGCGGTACGTGCCAGCGCCTGGCTGATCGACCTGCTGATTCGCAGCGCCGTCTATTTAATCGCTTCCTGGATCTTCGCCTGGCTCGGCAAAGTCGGCACCGGCATTATTCTGCTGCTGGTGTTCTTGTTGGAATGGTTTTATCCAGTGGTATTCGAAGCCACTCGCGGCGCGACCCCGGGCAAAAAGGTGATGGGCTTGTTGGTGTGCCAAGACAACGGCACACCGCTAAGCTGGAGCGCATCACTACTGCGCAATCTGTTGCGCGTGGTGGACTTCCTGCCATTTATGTATGGCTTTGGGCTGTTGAGCACACTACTTAACCGGGATTTCAAGCGCCTGGGCGACTTGGCAGCAGGTACCGTGGTGGTATACGCACCGGAAAAAAATAATGAAAAGCCATTACCGCAACAAAAGGCATTACCACCGCCACACCCTCTGGATTTAAGTGAACAACAAGCTGTGACTAACTTTGCTGAACGCAGCAGCGGATTTTCTGATGCCCGCGCAAAAGAGCTGGCCACACTGCTGACCCCCATCACCCAGGCACCGGACGACAAAGCCACCGAAACCCTGTACGGCTATGCCCAATGGCTGCGCAAAGGGGGTTGA
- the rpsF gene encoding 30S ribosomal protein S6 codes for MRHYEVVFMVHPDQSEQVPAMIERYTKAIKDADGSVHRLEDWGRRQLAYPINKIHKAHYVLMNIECPQEVLDEMTFNFRYNDAVLRNLVIKRDQPITEDSSIMQAERAEKAERESRERRREERQAQEAAKAEAEKAAEPAAEAAEETTGEGE; via the coding sequence ATGAGACATTACGAAGTCGTGTTCATGGTCCATCCGGACCAAAGTGAACAGGTTCCGGCTATGATTGAGCGTTACACCAAGGCGATTAAAGACGCCGACGGCAGCGTTCACCGGTTGGAAGATTGGGGCCGTCGCCAACTGGCTTACCCCATCAACAAAATCCACAAAGCGCACTATGTTCTGATGAACATTGAATGCCCGCAGGAAGTGCTGGACGAAATGACCTTCAACTTCCGTTACAACGATGCGGTATTGCGCAACCTGGTGATTAAGCGCGATCAGCCAATCACCGAAGACTCTTCCATTATGCAAGCGGAGCGCGCCGAGAAAGCCGAGCGCGAGAGCCGTGAACGCCGTCGTGAAGAGCGTCAAGCTCAGGAAGCTGCCAAAGCCGAAGCGGAAAAAGCCGCTGAGCCCGCAGCGGAAGCTGCTGAAGAAACCACTGGTGAAGGGGAATAA
- a CDS encoding stage II sporulation protein M, which translates to MKQQAFEQLYESSWQQFDQLLDDLDQRKPQLPLEQRQQLPALYRRLCAHYALAQQRHYSPHLVAALHQRVMRGHQQLYRSKSSGVWRLVEFLWVTFPNQLRRHYRHFWLATALFYLPALAFGIACYLDGDMIYSVMPDSSVAQMEYMYDPGNDQVGRSSERKADSDIMMLGYYIWNNVAIDFRSFALGILAAIGTVLITVFNGFSIGGVAGHLSQLGFTDTFWPFVSGHGPFELTALTIATAAGLRLGQPLLSPGPYRRIDALKIAAGESVQLLIGAAVMTTAAAFIEAFWSPNPHIPISVKYGFSAFMWLITILYLWRAGRGRASSKGPVHAD; encoded by the coding sequence ATGAAACAACAAGCTTTTGAACAGTTGTACGAAAGCAGCTGGCAGCAATTCGACCAATTGCTGGACGATCTGGACCAACGCAAACCCCAATTACCCCTGGAACAGCGCCAACAACTGCCCGCTCTTTACCGGCGCTTGTGCGCCCATTACGCCCTGGCACAGCAGCGCCACTACAGTCCACACCTGGTTGCCGCGTTGCACCAACGGGTGATGCGTGGCCACCAGCAGCTGTACCGCAGCAAATCCTCTGGCGTTTGGCGACTGGTGGAATTTTTATGGGTGACTTTCCCCAATCAATTGCGCCGCCACTATCGCCACTTTTGGCTGGCGACCGCTTTGTTTTACCTGCCCGCTCTCGCTTTTGGTATCGCCTGCTACCTGGACGGGGACATGATTTACAGCGTGATGCCCGACAGTTCCGTAGCACAGATGGAGTATATGTATGACCCAGGCAATGACCAGGTAGGGCGAAGCTCAGAGCGCAAAGCCGACAGCGATATTATGATGCTGGGCTATTACATCTGGAACAACGTGGCCATCGACTTCCGCTCTTTTGCTTTGGGCATATTGGCGGCCATTGGCACGGTGTTGATTACCGTATTCAACGGTTTCAGCATCGGCGGTGTTGCCGGTCATTTAAGCCAACTCGGTTTTACCGACACCTTCTGGCCCTTTGTCAGTGGCCACGGCCCCTTTGAATTAACCGCCCTGACCATTGCCACTGCCGCGGGATTACGACTCGGCCAACCACTTTTATCACCAGGCCCCTACCGACGTATCGATGCCTTGAAAATTGCTGCCGGAGAGTCGGTGCAACTGTTGATAGGCGCCGCGGTGATGACCACGGCCGCCGCCTTTATTGAAGCCTTTTGGTCGCCCAACCCACACATCCCTATCTCCGTTAAATACGGTTTTTCGGCGTTTATGTGGCTGATCACTATTTTGTATTTATGGCGTGCCGGGCGCGGCCGCGCTAGCAGTAAAGGGCCCGTGCATGCAGATTGA
- the rpsR gene encoding 30S ribosomal protein S18, translating to MSRFSRRRKFCRFTAEGVTEIDYKDLETLKAYVTETGKIVPSRITGTKAKYQRQLASAVKRARYLALLPYTDSHK from the coding sequence ATGTCACGTTTTAGTCGTCGTCGCAAATTTTGCCGCTTCACCGCCGAAGGCGTTACCGAGATCGATTACAAAGATCTGGAAACCCTGAAAGCTTACGTTACCGAAACCGGCAAAATCGTACCGAGCCGTATTACCGGCACCAAAGCGAAATACCAGCGCCAATTGGCCAGCGCCGTTAAGCGTGCTCGCTACCTGGCACTGCTGCCGTATACCGATAGCCACAAGTAA
- a CDS encoding CDP-alcohol phosphatidyltransferase family protein, which produces METFTKEKIFSIPNILSLTRLFMVPVLLWLAWRGDGSTFLLLLAVSLLTDCFDGFLARTLGQTTELGAKLDTWADVLTYGAMAFGLMWAWPDQFHSERWFVLLAIVANVPPIIVCLARFGCFPSYHTWAAKGAALLLAPAFFWLTLFEDSSWPFRVVVLLHVWVAIEEVIITFMLKEWRCNIPSVFHLMVENRRKRPRVGRLRED; this is translated from the coding sequence ATGGAGACTTTTACCAAGGAAAAAATTTTTTCCATTCCCAACATTCTCAGCCTCACCCGGCTGTTTATGGTGCCCGTGCTGTTGTGGCTGGCGTGGCGTGGTGATGGCAGTACGTTTTTGCTGTTGTTGGCAGTGTCGCTGCTGACCGACTGTTTTGATGGTTTTTTGGCGCGCACCCTGGGGCAAACCACTGAGCTGGGTGCCAAGCTGGATACCTGGGCCGACGTGCTCACCTACGGTGCCATGGCATTTGGTTTGATGTGGGCGTGGCCAGATCAGTTTCACAGTGAACGCTGGTTCGTGTTGCTAGCCATTGTCGCCAATGTGCCCCCCATCATTGTTTGCCTGGCGCGCTTTGGTTGTTTTCCCAGCTACCACACTTGGGCTGCCAAAGGTGCGGCGTTGCTGCTGGCGCCGGCGTTTTTCTGGCTCACCCTGTTTGAAGACTCTTCTTGGCCGTTTCGGGTGGTGGTGCTGTTGCACGTTTGGGTGGCTATAGAAGAAGTCATCATTACCTTTATGCTCAAGGAATGGCGTTGCAATATTCCCAGTGTGTTTCATTTGATGGTGGAGAACCGCCGTAAGCGCCCCAGAGTTGGGCGTTTACGGGAAGATTAA